From the genome of Gracilinanus agilis isolate LMUSP501 chromosome 2, AgileGrace, whole genome shotgun sequence, one region includes:
- the TCIM gene encoding transcriptional and immune response regulator, translating to MSTSLRVSPSVHGYHFDTAARKKAVGNIFENIDQESLQRLFKNSGDKKAEERAKIIFSIDQDMEEKTRALMALKQRTKDKLFQFLKLRKYSIKVH from the coding sequence ATGTCCACTTCGCTGAGAGTGAGCCCATCGGTCCACGGGTACCACTTTGACACCGCGGCCCGAAAGAAAGCTGTGGGCAACATCTTCGAAAACATAGACCAAGAATCCCTCCAGCGGCTGTTCAAAAACTCTGGGGACAAGAAAGCCGAGGAGAGAGCTAAGATCATCTTTTCTATCGACCAAGATATggaagaaaagaccagagctcTCATGGCCCTGAAGCAGAGGACCAAAGACAAACTGTTTCAATTTCTGAAACTCCGGAAATATTCGATCAAAGTTCACTGA